The window TATTTCTGCATTTATGCTTGCGACGCATATAGTAAATATTTTGTATACTATTGTCTAATGTGTTGCTTTAAAGTGAATTTTTTGTTATTTTATTAAGTAAGTAATGTTGAAATTTTGTATAAATATTGCGGTCAGGCGGTTGGTTACTTTCTGACCGGCTTTTGAGCAGATGTTCCTAAAGCATGGCCAGGGGATATTTGTCGGGCAATGCGGCCCAAAGGATCTGAACGGAAACGTTGATCCCTTCCTTTCAAGAAAGGAAGACAATAGCATACTTTTTAGCGCCAATGAAGTGCCGCTGCCAGAAAATGCAGCGGTTTTTTATTTTTTAAGATTAGCACTGATTTCTTGTGTCTGCGCAGGTAATAAACAGGCTGCCGACGGTAGATGAAAGGATGTGATATTTGAAGGCTCGGCTGTTCATTCTATATTTAAAGATGACGGGAGGAGAAAAAATGAAAAGAAAAATAGTGGTATGGCTGGCGGTGATGATGTTAACCCTTTTGGTTATCACCGGCTGCGGTGGACAGAAAGAAAATAACGATGCAAATTCAAATGCGCAAGTGGAACCTGTTGATCTGACCATATCGGCAGCCGCCAGCCTAAAGGATGCTGCGGAAGAATTAAAGGGTATTTATGCGAAACAACATACGGAGGTAGCTATTACTTATAATTTTGGCGCATCGGGCACCTTGCAAAAACAAATTGAAGAAGGGGCTCCGGCCGACCTGTTTATTTCTGCCGGCAAAAGCCAAATGGATGCGCTGGCCGAAAAAGGCTTGATTGTGGAGGGTTCCCGTAAGGACCTGCTGGGCAACGATTTGGTATTGGTAGCCGGAAAAGACAGCCAGATTGCCAGCTTTGAGGATCTGGCCAAACCGGAAGTAGGTAAGATCGGCATTGGCACCCCTGAGTCTGTTCCCGCAGGGAAATACGCTCAGGAAGCTTTGACCAACCTGCAGCTTTGGGATAAACTTCAGCCTAAGCTGGTATTGGCCAAGGATGTGCGTCAGGTGTTGACTTATGTGGAAAGCGGTAATGCGGATGCCGGTCTGGTTTATCGTTCCGATGCGCTGATCAGCCAGGAGGTTAAAGTGGTTGCTGCCGCCCCGGAAGACTCCCATAAACCCATTGTGTATCCCATGGCCATTCTTAAAGACACCAAACAGCAAAAAGCTGTAGAGGATTTTGCAGCTTTCCTGTCCAGCGATGAGGCAGCCCAGGTATTTGAAAAATATGGTTTTAAACCAATAAAGTAACCCTATGGTATTAAGATGTTTATAGAACTGTCTGACTGGTCTCCTGTATTACTTTCCTTAAAAACGGCACTCATCGCAGTCATTATTGTCATCCTCTTCGGGCTGCCTCTGTCCCGCCTTATGGCCAGATGGGAGTTCCCCGGAAAAGACTTACTGGAAGCGGCCATTACCTTGCCCATGGTGCTGCCGCCTTCGGTGATTGGTTACGGCCTGCTTATGCTGATTGGTAAGAACGGATTTCTGGGTAAAATCCTGGCCAATATGGGAATTTCTTTAATCTTCACCTGGTGGGCGGCTGTTTTAGCTGCTACCGTGGTAGCTTTCC is drawn from Desulforamulus ruminis DSM 2154 and contains these coding sequences:
- the modA gene encoding molybdate ABC transporter substrate-binding protein; this translates as MKRKIVVWLAVMMLTLLVITGCGGQKENNDANSNAQVEPVDLTISAAASLKDAAEELKGIYAKQHTEVAITYNFGASGTLQKQIEEGAPADLFISAGKSQMDALAEKGLIVEGSRKDLLGNDLVLVAGKDSQIASFEDLAKPEVGKIGIGTPESVPAGKYAQEALTNLQLWDKLQPKLVLAKDVRQVLTYVESGNADAGLVYRSDALISQEVKVVAAAPEDSHKPIVYPMAILKDTKQQKAVEDFAAFLSSDEAAQVFEKYGFKPIK